A genomic stretch from Rhodothermales bacterium includes:
- a CDS encoding glycoside hydrolase family 30 protein, whose translation MLSSRPILLSLLAAVLVGCVDKNAPEEDRAYATAAVYQTSRGGDKLAEKGTLRFAAEDRLDHPVLSLDPATEYQQILGFGGSFTESTAYVLNQLSDEKRSEVIDAYFGPDGAAYTLTRTHINSSDFSLRNYAYAEVPGDTLLEHFSIEEDMDDVIPLIKDAAAVSPSGFQIIASPWTAPPWMKDNNDWNDGALKPEYYPTWALYFSKYIEAYRDQGIDIWGVTIENEPLGNGGNWESMIYTPASMLDFLKNHLGPRFEQDGIESKILIYDQNRDHVEEWVDTILADPDASKYVWGTAVHWYSSTVEWYPEVLNALHDRYPDKQILHTEGTIDAEIPVWQDDDWYWRPEATDWGWDWAPEEDKPLHPKYVPAFRYARDIIGGLNSWFVGWIDWNMVLDTQGGPNHASNWCIAPVIAKPETDEVYYTPLYYVLAQFSKFIRPGAVRIGVGSSPPNLMVTAFRNEGGQIVVAVLNQTDDAVEYGVSIGDRTVGTTIDARALQTIVIE comes from the coding sequence ATGCTATCTAGCCGACCGATTCTCCTGTCGTTGCTCGCGGCCGTTCTCGTGGGTTGTGTTGACAAAAACGCGCCTGAGGAAGACCGCGCCTATGCAACGGCGGCCGTATATCAGACGTCAAGAGGCGGCGACAAACTGGCCGAGAAGGGGACTCTGCGATTTGCCGCAGAGGATCGATTGGACCACCCGGTCCTGTCCCTCGATCCCGCCACGGAATATCAGCAGATTCTTGGTTTTGGCGGTTCGTTTACAGAATCGACCGCGTATGTCCTGAATCAGCTCAGTGACGAAAAACGCAGCGAGGTCATCGATGCGTACTTCGGCCCGGATGGGGCGGCATACACGTTGACGCGAACGCACATCAACAGCTCGGACTTCTCGCTCCGGAACTATGCGTACGCCGAGGTGCCGGGCGATACGTTGCTTGAGCACTTCAGCATCGAAGAGGACATGGACGATGTCATTCCTTTGATCAAGGATGCTGCTGCAGTCTCACCGTCCGGCTTTCAGATTATCGCATCGCCGTGGACTGCGCCGCCGTGGATGAAAGACAACAACGACTGGAACGACGGCGCTCTGAAGCCGGAGTACTATCCAACGTGGGCGTTGTATTTCTCGAAGTATATCGAAGCCTACAGGGATCAGGGGATCGACATCTGGGGCGTCACCATCGAGAACGAGCCGCTCGGCAATGGAGGGAACTGGGAGAGCATGATCTACACGCCGGCCTCGATGCTCGACTTTCTGAAGAACCATCTCGGCCCGCGTTTCGAGCAGGACGGTATTGAAAGTAAGATTCTGATCTATGACCAGAACCGGGATCACGTTGAAGAATGGGTCGACACGATTCTGGCCGATCCCGACGCCTCGAAATACGTATGGGGGACTGCCGTCCACTGGTACAGCAGTACGGTCGAATGGTACCCGGAGGTGCTGAACGCGCTGCACGACCGGTACCCCGACAAACAGATTCTGCACACGGAAGGAACCATTGACGCCGAGATACCGGTGTGGCAGGATGACGACTGGTACTGGCGGCCGGAAGCCACCGACTGGGGATGGGACTGGGCGCCTGAAGAGGACAAGCCGCTCCACCCGAAATACGTACCGGCGTTCCGTTACGCCCGTGATATCATCGGAGGGTTGAACAGTTGGTTCGTTGGATGGATCGACTGGAACATGGTGCTGGATACACAGGGCGGTCCTAACCATGCAAGCAACTGGTGCATCGCACCCGTGATTGCGAAGCCCGAAACGGATGAGGTGTACTACACACCGCTCTACTACGTACTCGCGCAGTTCAGCAAGTTCATCCGGCCGGGTGCAGTGCGTATCGGCGTAGGTTCGAGTCCGCCGAATCTGATGGTAACGGCCTTCCGGAATGAGGGCGGTCAGATCGTCGTCGCCGTTCTGAATCAGACAGACGACGCTGTAGAATACGGGGTCAGCATCGGAGACAGGACGGTAGGCACTACGATTGACGCGAGAGCTTTACAGACGATCGTGATCGAGTAG
- a CDS encoding DUF302 domain-containing protein — protein sequence METYYFSTTLDAGMDEARQQVVDALQKKGFGVLTEINVAATLKKKLDVDFRPYVILGACNPGFAHQALLAEDKIGTMLPCNVILQDAGNGRTEVAAVDPMASMQAIENETLGTVASQVREMLKSVIDAL from the coding sequence ATGGAAACGTATTACTTCTCGACAACGCTCGACGCGGGCATGGACGAGGCCCGGCAGCAAGTCGTGGATGCTCTCCAGAAAAAGGGCTTTGGTGTTCTGACCGAAATAAATGTTGCCGCGACTCTCAAGAAGAAGCTGGACGTCGATTTCAGGCCGTACGTGATCCTCGGAGCCTGCAATCCCGGGTTTGCACATCAGGCACTGCTCGCGGAAGACAAGATCGGCACGATGCTGCCGTGCAATGTGATTCTCCAGGATGCCGGCAACGGGCGAACGGAGGTGGCGGCAGTCGATCCCATGGCGTCCATGCAGGCCATCGAGAACGAGACGCTTGGTACGGTCGCGAGCCAGGTTCGGGAGATGCTGAAATCCGTTATCGACGCGCTGTAG
- a CDS encoding methyltransferase domain-containing protein produces MIYPRRSQDVEDVGRHYDALDEFYREVWGDHVHHGLWLSGDESNDVAVRNLVSYATRHTTLPPGTTVCDVGCGYGAVANLLAGEHGAVVTGLTVSERQYDYALREYGSPQCEFLLRDWMRNELDDSSFDVVLAIESLSHMPDKSRFFSETFRVLRPGGTLVVAAWLAGPSVGRLQRRHLLQAICSDGRLPSMANAGEAREMARTAGFDEIVVENVTGRVRRTWWICQRRLVARILTDRRYQRYLLDAASSDRKFLLTIFRILAAYRTGAMQYGLFSFAKPPASS; encoded by the coding sequence TTGATCTATCCGCGACGCTCTCAGGATGTGGAGGACGTCGGCCGGCACTACGACGCGCTCGACGAATTCTATCGTGAAGTCTGGGGAGATCACGTCCACCATGGCCTCTGGTTGAGCGGTGACGAGTCAAATGATGTGGCAGTGCGCAATCTTGTGTCGTACGCGACTCGGCACACAACGCTGCCGCCGGGCACGACCGTCTGCGATGTTGGATGCGGCTACGGTGCCGTCGCCAACCTTCTTGCCGGAGAGCACGGCGCTGTCGTAACCGGACTCACCGTGTCAGAACGCCAGTATGATTACGCCCTGCGTGAGTACGGAAGTCCACAATGCGAATTTCTGCTCAGAGACTGGATGCGAAATGAACTGGATGATTCGAGCTTCGACGTAGTCCTGGCAATCGAATCACTCAGTCACATGCCGGACAAGTCGCGGTTCTTCTCCGAGACCTTTCGAGTGCTGAGGCCGGGAGGCACACTGGTCGTCGCCGCCTGGCTCGCTGGACCATCGGTCGGCCGTCTTCAGCGGCGCCATCTGCTGCAGGCCATATGCTCCGACGGCCGGCTGCCCTCCATGGCGAACGCGGGCGAGGCCCGCGAGATGGCTCGCACTGCGGGATTCGACGAAATAGTCGTCGAGAATGTCACAGGTCGAGTCCGACGCACCTGGTGGATCTGTCAACGCCGACTAGTCGCAAGAATCCTGACCGATCGCCGATATCAACGCTACCTGCTGGATGCAGCGAGTTCCGACAGGAAATTCCTGCTCACGATCTTCCGCATTCTCGCTGCTTACCGGACCGGCGCGATGCAGTACGGGTTGTTTTCGTTCGCGAAACCCCCGGCGTCGAGCTGA